A genomic window from Nocardioides sp. BP30 includes:
- a CDS encoding SDR family NAD(P)-dependent oxidoreductase, with protein sequence MSDPFSVRDRVVIVTGASSGLGAQFARALHRSGAQVVAIARRKDRLDELAAECPGLEGRALDVTDDEGCAALVADVLAAHGRVDGLVNNAGMGHPTPAISESLEEFRRVLDVNLTSVFHLARLVAPSMIERRHGSIVNIASIYGLGSTYPIGDASYTSSKAAVVNLTRDLAGQWGKHGVRVNAIAPGFFRSEMAEELFTNDKVHQRITLATPMRRTGEPGELDGALLFLLSDASSFVTGQTIAVDGGWTTH encoded by the coding sequence GTGTCCGATCCGTTCTCCGTCCGCGACCGCGTCGTCATCGTGACGGGAGCCTCGAGCGGCCTCGGCGCCCAGTTCGCGCGCGCCCTGCACCGCTCCGGCGCGCAGGTGGTGGCCATCGCCCGCCGCAAGGACCGTCTCGACGAGCTCGCCGCCGAATGCCCGGGCCTGGAGGGCCGCGCGCTCGACGTCACCGACGACGAGGGGTGCGCCGCCCTGGTGGCAGACGTCCTCGCGGCGCACGGACGCGTCGACGGCCTGGTCAACAACGCCGGGATGGGTCATCCGACGCCGGCGATCAGCGAGTCGCTGGAGGAGTTCCGCCGGGTGCTGGACGTGAACCTCACCTCGGTCTTCCACCTCGCTCGTCTCGTCGCTCCGAGCATGATCGAGAGGCGGCACGGATCGATCGTGAACATCGCCTCGATCTACGGCTTGGGCTCGACCTACCCGATCGGGGACGCGAGCTACACCTCCTCCAAGGCGGCAGTGGTCAACCTCACCCGGGACCTCGCGGGGCAGTGGGGCAAGCACGGCGTGCGCGTCAATGCCATCGCGCCCGGGTTCTTCCGATCGGAGATGGCCGAGGAGCTGTTCACCAACGACAAGGTGCACCAGCGGATCACCCTGGCGACGCCGATGCGGCGCACCGGAGAGCCCGGTGAGCTCGACGGCGCGCTGCTGTTCCTGCTCAGCGACGCCTCCTCCTTCGTGACCGGACAGACGATCGCGGTCGACGGCGGCTGGACCACTCACTGA